In the Burkholderia contaminans genome, CGCCGCGGTTCCACTCGGCGCTCTGCGCCGGCTTCGGCTCGTACGCGCCGTCCTTCAGGAACAGCCAGTTCCAGATCTTCAGCGGCCAGCGCATGCTCAGCAGCGCGGGGATCTCGTTCTTCGGCGGCGCCTGCTTGACCGGCTCGACACCGTGCATGAAGTACGCGTACAGGGCCTTCACGTCGTCGTCGTTGATCTTCGCGTACGACACGTACGGCATGGCCGGATACAGGTTGTCGCCGTTCTTCGACACCCCGTGGCGCACCGCGCGCTCGAAGTCCTCGGCCGACCAGTTGCCGATGCCCGTGTCGGGATCGGGCGTGATGTTGCTCGTGTAGACCTTGCCGAGCATCGGGATCGGCATGCCGAGGCCGCCCGCGAACGGCTTGCCGCCCTTCGCGGTGTGGCACGCCATGCAGTCGCCCGCGACCGCGAGATATTCGCCGCGCTTGACGAGCGCCGGATCGGCCGCATCGGCCGCGCGTACGAGACCCGGCAGCGCGAGGCAGCCGGCGAGGAGGAAGGTGAGAGTAGATTTCCGCACGGTCAGACTTCCTTCTTCAGCGTGTCCGACATCCGCAGCGCAAGCGCCGCGATCGTCAGCGTCACGTTCACCGTACCGACGGTCGGCATCGTCGAGCTGCTCGAGATGAACAGGTTCGGATGGTCGAACGTGCGGCAGTCCTTGTCGACGACCGAGTCGCGTGCATCCGCGCCCATGATCGTCGCGCCCGTGATGTGGTTGTTCGGCGCGAACTCGTCGTTGAAGACGACTTCGGTGCCGCCCAGCACCTTCGCGGCCGTCGCGTAGACCTCGCGCGTGTGCACGGCGCCGCGCTTCACGTAGTCGTCGATCGCATACGTGATCTCGGGGCGCGGGATGCCGATCGCGTCGGTGGCCGTCTTGCTCGGCACGATGCGGTTCTCGGGTTGCGGCAGGATTTCGTGGAAGCAGTCGAACTGCACGTAGCGCGCGGAACGGTCGCGGATCTGCGCGTCGAGCTCCTCGGGCTTCATCAGCTTGCCGCCCTTGAAGATCTTCTGCGTTTCCTGGTTGATGCGCGACATGTTCGACAGGTGGATCTTCTTCGCGGCTTCGGTCGCGCGGAACGGGCCGTCGCGGAAACCGATCAGCGACGTCATCTCCTGCGGGCCGCGGCCCGGCCACAGCTTCTCGTTCGCGTAGAACGACACGCCGGTGCCCGGGTGATCCATCAGGTTGCGGCCGACCATGTCCGAGCTGTTCGCGACGCCATTCGGGAAATCGCGGTTCGCGGACATCAGCAGGATCTTCGGCGTCTCGATGCCGTTCGCCGCAATCACGAAGTACTTGCCTTCGACGCGATGGTCGGCGCCCGTCTTGTCCTTGTAGACCGCCGCGGTGATGCGCTTGTCCGGCCCGGTCTCGAGCTTGTAGACGACCGCGCTGTCGATCAGCTTCGCGCCGGCCAGCTCGGCCTTCTCGACGTGAACGATACCGTTGTACATCGCGCCGATCGGGCAGATCGGCATGCAGTTGTTGTTCCCGCAACAGGTCGGCCGGCCGTCGTACGGGCGGCTGTTGCGCGCGACCGGCTCGGTCACCACGTGGAACTTCGGGTCGTAGCCGTTGAGCGCGCTCTTGATCGTCTGCTCGTTGAACGACAACGGCAGCGGCGGCATCGGGTACGGCTCCTTGCGCGGCGAGTACAGGTCTTCCTCGGGGCCCGGGCCCCACACGCCGAGTTCCTCTTCGGCGCGCTGGTAGTAATGCTCGAGGTCGTCGTACTGGATCGGCCAGTCGCGGCCGACGCCGTACACGGTCTTCATCTTGAAGTCGTTCGGGATGAAGCGCCACGCCGATGCGGCCCAGTGCCACGTCGTGCCGCCCACCGCGCGGATGTACTGCGAGTTGAACTTGTGCTCGCCCTTCAGGACCAGGTAGTCGTTCGGCGGGCCGTATTCCGGATGCGGCGCCCATGCGCTCGACGGATACGGCGCCATGAAATCGGTCTTGTCGACCTGGTTGCGGAAGCGCTCGACGATTTCCCAGCGCGGCATGCGCGGGCCGGCTTCCAGCAGGATCACGGACTTGCCCGCCATCGCGAGCTGGTGTGCAACGATCGCGCCTGCGACACCCGATCCGACGACGACGACGTCGGCCTTTTGCGTATCGGTATCGGCCATCAGGCTTGCCTCTCGATCGGTTTTTCGGCCCAGAAGCCGGGTTTGTTGGGGCAATACGACGGGATCACGAGCGTATCGGATACGACGCTGAACATTAATGCTTCTTCGTAGGTAATCACGACGTTATCGACGATACCGAGATACCACGCTTCAAGAATCTTCAGCGCGAGCGCTTCCTGATCGGGATTCAGCGAACCGGACGCGAGTGCGCCGGCGAGTTGCGGCAGGCTGTCGGCCGTCTTGAACGAACCCTTCTGCAATGCCTGCAGGAAGCGCTGGCCGAGCACGCGGCTCAGCCCCTTCTTGCCTGTCACTGCTTCGGAGAGCGTCATGAACGTATCGAGCGGCGCGGTGCCGGGATCGTCGGCCAGGGCCCGCAACGCCAGCGAGCCGGTGAGGCCCGCCGCCGTCAGCGCCAGTGCGCCCTGCAGCCATTGACGTCGTGTGATGCCTGTTACGGCTGCGTCGCCTGTGCGACGCGAGTGGGGAGTGTTGTCGTTGTGCATGTTTCCTTCTCTCGAACACCGGATTCGGGAAAACCACGCTTGATATTTCTCAAACATTGGCGCGGACCTGAAATGTACGCGCACAAATCGGATCGAACAATCTTTTTATAGTCCATTAAATGTTCCGCAATCCGAGACAATCGACATTTCGCTGCATTTTTGTGTCGTTGACGCGACAAATCTGCGGCACGCACCCCAGTGTCGCACGCCGACGACACACCGTGCAGCGCGATGCGCGCGCAGGTCGGTCGGTTAGAATCGCGTGCAATCAAACAGAAAGCTTCCCTCCAAGGGCAACGAGCGATGAAGCAACGCGACAAACAGAACAAAGCAAAGCGAACCGACCACACCACCCGGCTGCTCTGGCGCATCGGCGCCGTCGCGGCGCTCGGCGGCGCCACGGCGCTGTCGCTGCATGCGGGCGCGGCGCGCACGGTGAGCGTGTCGCCGCAAGGCACCGTCACCGAGGTCCGGCAAACCGTCGTCAAGTTCGACGAACCGATGGTCGCGTTCGGGTCGGCCTCCGCGCCGAATCCCGCACGCGTCACCTGCAACGATTCCACGGCGGCGCGCGGCCAGGGACACTGGCTCGACGACAAGACCTGGGCTTACGATTTCGAAAACGACCTGCCGCCCGGCGTGCGCTGCTCGGTCGCGCTCAACGACACGCTGCGCTCGGTCGCCGGCAATGCGGCCAGCGGCCCGCGCCGCTTCACGTTCCAGACGGGCGGCCCGTTCCCGGTGAACGTCCGCCCCGGCTCGCGCGAGATCGAGGAACGGCAGATGTTCGTGCTGAAGCTGAACGGCCCGGCCGAACCGCGCTCGGCGCTCGCGAACATCTGGTGCGAAGCAGCCGGCATCGGCAACCGCATTCCCGTCACGGCCGCCGACGACGATGCGCGCAATGCACTTCTCGACCATTTCGGTCTGAAGAAGGATGCCGCGCGGGTGCTGACGCTGTCGTGCGCACAGGCGCTGCCGGCAAGCGCGAAGATGCAGCTCGTGTACGGCAAGGGCGTCACGAGCCCGAGCGGGATCCCGAACGAAACGGAACGCCGCTTCGATTTCACCGTGCGCGCCCCGTTCGCCGCGAGCTTCTCGTGCGAACGCGAAAACGCGAAGGCGCCCTGCACGCCGCTGCGCCCGCTCACGCTGTCGTTCAACGCGCCGATCTCGCGCAAGAATGCCGAGGCGATCAAGCTGCGCGGCCCGGACGGAACGCTCTCGCCGACCTTCGCGGCCGACGACAAGAGCGAGGAAGTCACCACCGTCACGTTCAACCCGCCGCTGCCCGAGCAGGCCGGCCTCACGATCGAGTTGCCGTCGGGCCTGCGCGACGTGACCGACCGCTCGCTGTCGAACGCCGACCTGTTCCCGCTCGCGACGCGCACCGCGCCGATGCCGCCGCTCGCGAAGTTCTCGTCGGGCACCTTCGGGATCGTCGAGCGCTTCGCCGAACCCGATTCGCCCGCGCTCGTGCCCGTCACGCTGCGCAACGTCGAGGCCGACCTGCATATCGACGGCCTCAACACTCAAGGTGCGCAATTCTCGAACCTGAAGGTCGACGACGACACCGCGATTCGCCAGTGGATGCGCACGGTCGACCGCTTCGACAACTGGTCGATGACGGCCGGCTCGATCGACAGCCAGATTCCCGGCCTGCTCGAACGCAAGGGCCAGCATCCCGTGTACGTGCCGCGTGAAGCCGGCGAGAAGGCGCCCGCGCCGAAGGATCGCCGCATCGACGTGCGCTCGCTGACGCTGCTCAAGGGCCAGCCCGGCGTGCAGGCGCTGACGCTGCCGAAGGCGGACCCGAAGGCGCTGCGCCCGTTCGAAGTCGTCGGCGTGCCGATCGAGAAGCCTGGCTTCTACGTGCTCGAGCTCGCGTCGCCGGCGCTCGGCCGCTCGCTGCTCGCGAAGCCGTCGAGCATGTACGTGCGCACCACGGTGCTCGTCACCAACCTCGGCGTGCACCTGAAACAGGGCCGCGAAAACAACCTCGTGTGGGTCACGACGCTCGACAAGGGCAAGCCCGTGCCGAACGCGCAGATCCGCGTATCGGACTGCAACGGCGACGAGATCGCGTCCGGCAAGACCGATGCGCAGGGCCTGCTGAAGATCGACGGCGCGTTCGAATCGAAGCGCGCCTGCAGCTCGTCCGATTCGGAGCAACGCTTCGACGACTACTTCGTGTCGGCCCGCGTGAACGATCCGAAGACGGGCCCCGACATGGCGTTCGTCAGCTCGGGCTGGAACCGCGGAATCGAATCGTGGCGCTTCAACGTGCCGACCGACACGGACAGCGCACGCACCGTGCGCGCGCATACGGTCTTCGACCGCACGCTGCTGCGCGCCGGCGAAACCGTGTCGATGAAGCACTTCATTCGTGCCGAAACGCTGCAGAGCCTTGCGTTCCCGGCGCAATACCCGACGCGCGTGACGATCCGCCATCTCGGCACGGGCCAGACCTACAAGCTGCCGCTCACGTGGGCAGCCGACCACAGCGCGGACACGCAGTTCACGCTGCCGGCCGCCGCGAAGCTCGGCGAATACAGCGTCGAGCTCGAAGGCGGCCCGGAAGACGCCCCGACCGCCACCTATTACAGCGGCAGCTTCCGCGTCGAGGCGTTCCGCCTGCCGGTGCTGAAGGGGTCGATCGGCGCGCGCGACGCGCAGAAGAGCCCGCTCGTCGCCGTGAAGGAAGCGCCGCTCGCGGTGCAGATCGACTACGTATCGGGCGGCGGCGCATCGAACCTGCCGGTGCAGGTGTCGGCGCTGATGAAGTGGGCGTCGCCGCCGTTCGCGGATCGCTTCGAGGACTTCAGCTTCACGCCGTATCGCGCCGACAAGAGCGACGGCAACGCCGACGACGATTCGCAGGACGGCGACAACGCATCGGCGTCAAACAACGATCCCGACGCAACGAAGCTGATCGCCGACAAGCTGCCGCTGACGCTCGACCGCAACGGCGCGGGCTCGGTCACGCTCAAGGGCCTGCCCGACGTCGACGCACCGAAGCGCATCGCGCTCGAAGCGACGTTCGCCGACCCGAACGGCGAAGTGCAGACGATTCGCGGCGACACGATCCTGTGGCCGGCCGCGGTGGTGGCCGGCATCAAGGCGGGCCGCTGGGTATCGGTCGGCCAGCGCGTGCCCGTGCAGGCACTGGCGGTCGACCTGCAAGGCAAGCCGCGCGCGTCGGTGCCGATCGAGATCAAGGGTGTCGCGCACATCACGACGTCGTCGCGCAAGCG is a window encoding:
- a CDS encoding sugar dehydrogenase complex small subunit produces the protein MHNDNTPHSRRTGDAAVTGITRRQWLQGALALTAAGLTGSLALRALADDPGTAPLDTFMTLSEAVTGKKGLSRVLGQRFLQALQKGSFKTADSLPQLAGALASGSLNPDQEALALKILEAWYLGIVDNVVITYEEALMFSVVSDTLVIPSYCPNKPGFWAEKPIERQA
- a CDS encoding GMC family oxidoreductase, translating into MADTDTQKADVVVVGSGVAGAIVAHQLAMAGKSVILLEAGPRMPRWEIVERFRNQVDKTDFMAPYPSSAWAPHPEYGPPNDYLVLKGEHKFNSQYIRAVGGTTWHWAASAWRFIPNDFKMKTVYGVGRDWPIQYDDLEHYYQRAEEELGVWGPGPEEDLYSPRKEPYPMPPLPLSFNEQTIKSALNGYDPKFHVVTEPVARNSRPYDGRPTCCGNNNCMPICPIGAMYNGIVHVEKAELAGAKLIDSAVVYKLETGPDKRITAAVYKDKTGADHRVEGKYFVIAANGIETPKILLMSANRDFPNGVANSSDMVGRNLMDHPGTGVSFYANEKLWPGRGPQEMTSLIGFRDGPFRATEAAKKIHLSNMSRINQETQKIFKGGKLMKPEELDAQIRDRSARYVQFDCFHEILPQPENRIVPSKTATDAIGIPRPEITYAIDDYVKRGAVHTREVYATAAKVLGGTEVVFNDEFAPNNHITGATIMGADARDSVVDKDCRTFDHPNLFISSSSTMPTVGTVNVTLTIAALALRMSDTLKKEV